A single genomic interval of Melanotaenia boesemani isolate fMelBoe1 chromosome 4, fMelBoe1.pri, whole genome shotgun sequence harbors:
- the ccsapa gene encoding centriole, cilia and spindle-associated protein — MVTKKVRTEYMKKFRDPKWETFSKCYEDSLKYRLTRRVMEHSHKPWFWEGWDSCSDSSGWSTPRLTRNKVAPLSLPPPTSSDVKQKLLELKTSPEPEPPSEDSDIKVGTGGAPDGDAAPPTGEAVENPVNEASGGSVQATLNTNGPSVETTTDNGPADSTSSDGESLNPAPQQRHRRRTPRSEPGHRDSSHDDKPAVVRKPARAKSQPPVSTKENRRPSSRLDWTERPIESHSFNAGLQTRRESGKCSSNPDRRRARSADLEKMKRSQLTVVDDRWMTEYMRCFSARLR, encoded by the exons atggtaaccaagAAAGTCAGGACAGAATATATGAAGAAGTTCAGGGATCCAAAATGGGAGACATTTTCTAAATGCTACGAGGACTCTCTGAAGTACCGTCTGACCCGGCGAGTGATGGAGCATTCCCACAAGCCCTGGTTCTGGGAGGGCTGGGACAGCTGCTCTGACTCCAGCGGCTGGTCCACACCGAGACTGACCCGGAACAAAGTGGCTCCTCTTTCTCTGCCGCCGCCCACATCCTCGGATGTCAAGCAGAAGCTGCTGGAGCTGAAGACTAGTCCTGAGCCAGAGCCGCCTTCTGAGGACAGCGACATCAAGGTGGGGACAGGAGGGGCTCCAGATGGAGATGCTGCACCACCCACAGGTGAAG CCGTAGAAAACCCTGTGAACGAAGCCAGCGGTGGTTCGGTGCAGGCGACTCTGAACACAAACGGCCCTTCAGTCGAAACGACGACAGACAACGGACCAGCTGACTCCACCTCCTCTGATGGAGAGTCCTTGAACCCGGCGCCACAACAACGTCACCGGCGTCGCACCCCTCGCTCTGAGCCTGGACACCGGGACAGTTCCCATGACGACAAACCAGCTGTAGTCAGGAAGCCAGCCAGGGCTAAGAGTCAACCACCAGTCAGCACCAAAGAGAACCGGAGACCGTCCAGCCGGCTGGACTGGACCGAGAGGCCGATAGAG AGCCACTCATTCAACGCCGGCCTTCAGACCCGGCGGGAGTCAGGGAAGTGTAGCTCCAACCCGGACCGTCGGCGGGCTCGGTCAGCTGACCTGGAGAAGATGAAGCGGTCGCAGCTGACTGTGGTGGACGACCGCTGGATGACGGAGTACATGCGCTGCTTCTCTGCCCGGCTCAGGTAG